A window from Hemibagrus wyckioides isolate EC202008001 linkage group LG17, SWU_Hwy_1.0, whole genome shotgun sequence encodes these proteins:
- the dusp14 gene encoding dual specificity protein phosphatase 14 — translation MGSRSQGFFHNQQHQHHHHRSSTIPSPAVPRLMAEPGSLLGGIAQITPTLFLSRGAVASNRGLLLSKGITCVVNATIELPNFNWPHVEYVKVPLADAPHSPIALYFDSVADKIHSVGRKRGAVLVHCAAGVSRSASLCLAYLMKYHGVSLAEAHAWVKARRPVIRPNGGFWRQLIDYERKLFGKTSVKMVQTPYGVIPDVYERDRRNLAPYWAL, via the coding sequence ATGGGCTCCCGCAGCCAAGGTTTCTTTCACAACCAGcagcaccagcaccaccaccaccgcagCTCCACCATACCCAGTCCGGCTGTGCCCAGACTGATGGCTGAGCCGGGCAGTCTGCTCGGTGGCATTGCCCAAATCACTCCCACGCTGTTCCTCAGTCGCGGCGCCGTAGCATCCAATCGTGGCCTGCTGCTGTCCAAGGGAATCACATGCGTAGTCAATGCCACCATCGAGCTGCCGAATTTCAACTGGCCACACGTGGAGTATGTAAAGGTTCCACTGGCTGATGCACCGCACTCGCCTATAGCGCTGTACTTTGACAGCGTTGCAGACAAGATCCACAGCGTAGGGCGGAAGCGTGGCGCTGTGCTGGTGCACTGCGCCGCCGGCGTGAGCCGCTCGGCCTCGCTCTGTCTTGCCTACCTCATGAAGTATCACGGCGTGTCGCTAGCCGAGGCACACGCCTGGGTAAAGGCCCGGCGGCCCGTCATCCGGCCCAACGGTGGCTTCTGGCGCCAGCTTATTGACTACGAGCGCAAACTCTTTGGCAAGACCTCGGTGAAGATGGTTCAGACGCCGTACGGGGTCATTCCCGACGTTTACGAGCGTGATCGTAGAAACCTGGCACCTTACTGGGCCCTGTAA